In Triticum urartu cultivar G1812 chromosome 6, Tu2.1, whole genome shotgun sequence, the following proteins share a genomic window:
- the LOC125513549 gene encoding serine/threonine-protein kinase AFC2 isoform X2, with translation MKKADPVMHDLRLIHTDLKPENILLVSPEYIKVPDYKVSSRSPKEGSYYKRVPKSSSIKVIDFGSTTYDQQDQTYVVSTRHYRAPEVILGLGWSYPCDIWSVGCILVELCTGEALFQTHENLEHLAMMERVLGPLPYHMLKKADRHGEKYVRKGRLNWPEGCASRESMKAVMKLPRLQNLVMQNVEHSAGDFINLLQGLLSYDPASRLTAQEALEHPFLTELSERRR, from the exons ATGAAAAAAGCAGATCCAG TTATGCATGATTTGCGCCTCATTCACACTGATTTAAAGCCCGAGAACATTCTTCTTGTTTCTCCGGAGTACATTAAAGTTCCTGATTACAAA GTTTCATCCCGTTCACCGAAGGAGGGATCCTACTACAAGCGTGTGCCCAAGTCCAGTTCAATAAAGGTTATTGATTTTGGCAGCACAACATATGACCAGCAGGACCAGACCTATGTCGTTTCTACTAGGCATTATCGTGCTCCGGAAGTTATCCTGG GACTTGGATGGAGTTACCCATGTGATATCTGGAGCGTTGGGTGTATACTAGTTGAACTCTGCACG GGAGAGGCGCTGTTTCAAACCCATGAAAATTTGGAGCATCTTGCTATGATGGAGAGGGTGCTTGGGCCGTTGCCATATCACATGCTCAAGAAGGCCGA TCGACATGGTGAGAAATATGTGAGGAAGGGCCGTTTAAACTGGCCTGAAGGATGTGCTTCACGGGAAAGCATGAAAGCTGTCATGAAGCTGCCTCGGCTTCAG AATCTGGTGATGCAAAACGTAGAACATTCTGCTGGGGACTTCATCAATCTTTTGCAAGGGCTGCTGAGTTATGATCCAGCAAGCCGCCTAACGGCCCAAGAGGCCCTTGAGCATCCATTCTTGACGGAGCTGAGTGAGCGAAGAAGATGA
- the LOC125513549 gene encoding serine/threonine-protein kinase AFC2 isoform X1 — MECLAEMPHAPLDRRPRKRQRLGWDVGPEIPQLKKLCGEEVANVISAMTMGLSSGGIVSSQETQGLFRFVTPPLREDDKDGHYVFAVGDNLTSRYRINAKMGEGTFGQVLECWDRERKEMVAIKIIRGIKKYRDAAMIEIGMLEQLCKYEKSRSSCVQIRNWFDYRNHICIVCEKLGPSLYDFLRKNSYRSFPVAIVREVAKQLLECLAFMHDLRLIHTDLKPENILLVSPEYIKVPDYKVSSRSPKEGSYYKRVPKSSSIKVIDFGSTTYDQQDQTYVVSTRHYRAPEVILGLGWSYPCDIWSVGCILVELCTGEALFQTHENLEHLAMMERVLGPLPYHMLKKADRHGEKYVRKGRLNWPEGCASRESMKAVMKLPRLQNLVMQNVEHSAGDFINLLQGLLSYDPASRLTAQEALEHPFLTELSERRR; from the exons ATGGAGTGCCTTGCCGAGATGCCGCATGCGCCGCTCGACCGCCGCCCGCGCAAGCGGCAGCGCCTTGGCTGGGATGTCGGCCCCGAGATCCCTCAG CTAAAAAAACTGTGTGGGGAAGAAGTCGCAAATGTAATTAGTGCTATGACAATGGGGCTATCTTCTGGTGGTATTGTTTCCTCTCAGGAGACCCAAGGGCTTTTTCGTTTTGTGACGCCTCCTCTGAGAGAAGATGACAAGGATGGACATTATGTTTTTGCTGTGGGAGACAACCTGACATCACGCT ATAGGATTAATGCAAAAATGGGTGAAG GTACCTTTGGTCAGGTGTTGGAATGTTGGGACAGGGAACGGAAAGAAATGGTTGCTATTAAGATCATCAGAGGAATTAAGAAGTACAGGGATGCTGCAATGATAGAAATTGGCATGCTCGAGCAGCTTTGTAAATATGAAAAAAGCAGATCCAG TTGTGTTCAAATTCGGAACTGGTTTGACTATCGTAACCATATCTGTATT GTCTGTGAGAAGCTTGGGCCAAGCTTATATGATTTTCTGCGGAAAAACAGTTACCGCTCATTCCCAGTTGCCATAGTTCGGGAGGTTGCCAAACAACTGTTGGAATGTCTAGCAT TTATGCATGATTTGCGCCTCATTCACACTGATTTAAAGCCCGAGAACATTCTTCTTGTTTCTCCGGAGTACATTAAAGTTCCTGATTACAAA GTTTCATCCCGTTCACCGAAGGAGGGATCCTACTACAAGCGTGTGCCCAAGTCCAGTTCAATAAAGGTTATTGATTTTGGCAGCACAACATATGACCAGCAGGACCAGACCTATGTCGTTTCTACTAGGCATTATCGTGCTCCGGAAGTTATCCTGG GACTTGGATGGAGTTACCCATGTGATATCTGGAGCGTTGGGTGTATACTAGTTGAACTCTGCACG GGAGAGGCGCTGTTTCAAACCCATGAAAATTTGGAGCATCTTGCTATGATGGAGAGGGTGCTTGGGCCGTTGCCATATCACATGCTCAAGAAGGCCGA TCGACATGGTGAGAAATATGTGAGGAAGGGCCGTTTAAACTGGCCTGAAGGATGTGCTTCACGGGAAAGCATGAAAGCTGTCATGAAGCTGCCTCGGCTTCAG AATCTGGTGATGCAAAACGTAGAACATTCTGCTGGGGACTTCATCAATCTTTTGCAAGGGCTGCTGAGTTATGATCCAGCAAGCCGCCTAACGGCCCAAGAGGCCCTTGAGCATCCATTCTTGACGGAGCTGAGTGAGCGAAGAAGATGA